From Aegilops tauschii subsp. strangulata cultivar AL8/78 chromosome 5, Aet v6.0, whole genome shotgun sequence:
AACAACATAAACTCGACACCGTAGTTGAAATCCTGTTGGGCAAAGTAAAACTATGTTCAGATGCAATGTTAATAAGCAAAAGAGGGGGATAACTGTCCGTGCCAGCACAACGTCAATTACGTTACCTCGCCCCTCCGAAAGAGAGGGATAATGTCATCTTCCACCTCAGACTCAAAATCTACAGAAACCAAGCCCTGTAAGTTATCCAAGCAGTGACTCTCACAACGCAATGAGATCAGTACGGTCGAAGAACTGGAAAGGAGAATTACGCGGTGAGGCGTACATAGGAAACGGGTTTGACGTGCTCGTCGAGAACTTTGGAATAGTAGGAGCTACTCTGGAACTTTGCAATGTCTTCTTTCTGTTGGAAACGCATGAAGACAGCATGCGTGAAGCTCTCGCTGTTAGGGCCCTCTATGCGGCCTGCATCCAAGAGACATATGTTTGCAAAAATAATTCAAAGTACAGTTCAGAACTCGAATGAATTTTCCGTCAAAAGATAGATACAAGTCCCTGACCTAATGACACAGTGAGTATCCCTCTCATCTGATACTGAGATGTATACAAGTAATCAAGCATGTccttttcttcagcatctgagaTGTTTGGCTTGGCTCTGAGCAGAATAATGTGCTCCACTATCTTTCTGCCAACGCTACCAAGTCAGGtgtgtgctactccctccgtccggaattacttgtcgcggaGTCGCGGAATCGGAAATGGATTTCGcaacaagtaattccggacggagagAGTATATAATTATACTCTAAAGAATCTATAGGCAATATCAGAATGTATTATATCCACGGAAACAAAAAATTTGGTATTCAGAATTCTGAAGTTTCAAGGGAAATATAACGCCATGTAAATCTGAGGATGAACATTTCAATTTTGTGGTCTCAAGGTGAATTATTAGCTCGAACAAGAGTTCCGCACCTTTTCTTCACAATATCACTAGATGGAGCGCCATTAGTGGGCCCAAATATGCTGCGAGGGGAATGAATTGCCTTGCTTCTTGCCCCCCACCATCTACAATCTGCACCAGGAATATTTAGTTCAAATTTGGGTATATGCATATGCTTGGAAAATCATAAAGATAAAGCAAGAGCTAGATCAAGATCTTACATCGGCCGAAATTCCGCGCCGGGTGGCAGCGATTCAGCCCAAAACAACTCGCAACAGGACGTGTAGTTTGAGATGTCTGAGCTAgaaacggcatcaacatgctgaaATTGCTTAGCTCGGAAGCTTAGCTCCCATTATTGCTGCGGAGGCTTTTATGGATTCTGGGGTGGAGCTGTGGTGTCTGCAAGCAAGGGCACCTCACCAGAAGTTGGTGGTTGGAGCGTATGGCACTGTCCTTTTCCATTCCGCCTCTTAGCTTCTGATATTTCTTGTGGCCAGAAAAATTGCTGGCTAGCGTATGGCTCTAAACAAACCAGTCACCATCAAAAAATTAGAACCCAAGTTCTGAACCTTACAAACTAAAGAAACCTGAGAACCTTGACTTTCTTTCCAGACTGTGAAGGCCCTACACGATGAAAGCGGCATAAGACACGGATCGGGAGGACCAGCGACCAGCGTCTTAGAAGTTTAGGGTATGTGGTCTacccctatgcctctacgcttaTCTGTGGTGCCCCTCACAAATCGCACAACTGAGATTAGGAGTAGAGACCTTTTTATACTGTCTTTCCAAAGAGTCTACCGTTTATATAGATAAGATTCCTAGTCTTTTCAACTAGTTTTCGGGGATAGAGTCCAGATCAAATTACCAACCGCGAACGTATTTGTCTATAAACGAATTCTACCCGTTATGTCCCTGGAGCACACGCTTGTGAGCAACGCGCTATAACAGAGTGTAAATTCCTCTAATTACATAAATCAACATTAGGGCTATAATCTAACTGTACGATCTAGCTCCTTCCAATCATCAGTGTACCCGGGTAGTCTTTTTAATATAAATAGTATATTGTATTCCACTGATAATCGACCAACTTTCTTAAGCATATATTACTTAAGTACATTCCAACAAGTAACAACTCCATGCTAAACATGTAAAGCAATTCCATGTATAAATACATGTATAATTCCATAGAGGTATTCCGAATATTAGCAATTCCAAGTAATTTGAATATAGTTGCAGGACACATAATTCCAACATCTCTCACTTGTCCGAAACAATCATTCAAATATTGGTAAACCCGAAGCCTTTACATGCTTAACAAACACCTCATGACTAATATGCTTAGTCAAGGGGTCAGCAACCAGATTAACACTACGTTGAAATCCAAAGAGATATATAGTGATACCTTCCCTCAGTATGTTTCCTTGTTGTGACACTTAAGATCACTAGAGACCTTAGTTTCCGCCTAATAATTCCAGCATAGTTGTCCTTGGCTTATTTTTTTGAGTGTAATTCCACCTTTATAGGCACCTTGAGTATTTTGTTTCCTCAAGTGAAATTCCACATCAATTATTTCCAGTCACATATATCAATAATATGAATAATTCTACATTGAGTCAAAATATATGATAACCGTGTTGAATAAATTTTCAAAACCACATAAATATCAAATCCAATCAGTAAATGAAGTTTCATAATTAACCATGTGTTGGAAGAAATTACTGACTTCGGTCAGTGAACCTGCACCATATTACTACTACAAAAAATGAATATGTGTACCTGGACTTATTTTCTCATCTTGTAGATAGAGTGATAGTTTCCTCATTGTGTTTACCTTTAATATAAATTTCAGAACAAGTGACAGGTTGTGATGCACTTTCCACAATATTATATGATGTGTGAGATTCCCTTAGTTGTTCGTCTTTCCTTCCACTGCTTGAATGCAGCATAAATTCCGGTAGCTAAGGTATGATAATATAATAAAGATACATACGAATTCCAGTACCATTTATTATTCCATTTTtcctcaggagttcaaatataaTTCCTCACTGAGTATGATTCCCTTTATCAAAGGTATTCAGATTTGCAATTTTCCATAGAGAAACACTTCAAAATATTTTCTATGTATTTCCACTCGTAAAACATAGGATGTTTCAAATGTTCCTTTCATATGAAAGTTAAAAGATGACCAAGCTTTCACTTCCTTCAACGTGACTTTATCATTGCAAACAACAAAACAATGTTAACGTATACAATAATAAtgcaaaatacttttcacttacATTTGTAGATGACCGCCTTGCTTCATTTAGAAAACCATATGACCTGCTATTCCATTGATGTGAAGCTTGTTATAAGACCATACATCAATATACTCAATTAGCAAACCATGTCTTTAGTTCCTCTTTCCCAAAATTCCAGGAGAGAGAGTCTCCACAAAGTATATTTCCCTTTATGTGAAGAACTGAATAACAAGATTGACATTATAATATTCCAGTGAGCCAAATTTCCTtacaacaaaataaataaataaaccacTTCCAAACAACAGGCTTGCGGTTATTTGGTATCATATTAAGTTCCCAAACTATTCATTTCCTCATTTGAGTTTATTCCTTCCCGCAATTCTTCCACCCATAATTGACATTCATGGTTAAAAAAAATCTTAAGATAATTTATTGGTTCCTCTAAAATTTAGAGTGACATCCCCCAACAACACATAACAATATTCCAGCCGTGATATTCCAAGCTAATTCCTCCCACTTATTCTAAGCATGTTAGTATATGGAGTTTCACATGTAGTTTTCTTTGGGGTCAAGATTATATTGAAGTATGTTTGTCAATAATTCCAACCTTGATGATAATAATTATTGTGTTCCTAATTTTCCACCAGTTTGATCCATTAGAATGACCATTACAAAATTCATGGTGTGTGCTTTGTAGTAATTGAAATTTCCTGCCAATAAAAGACTTCCTTCCAGTCTACAAACCATAAGGAGTGACTGTGCTAGATGAAGAGAGATGCAAATGAATGATCATATGTAATgcttcttacaaaaataattatATTCAATTCCTCCATTCAATTTTGGAGTGTACGGTGTATTACAACGGTGAATAGTTCCATGCTCTTTACATACAAACGATATATTCCGTTAAAACTTTGAAATCTTTTAATCAACTGAATTTTCACTTTAGTACAtaatatgacaagcacaataaaaTATACTATAATTTTCTTTGGAACTGTTATACAACATTAAAGTTGCCATTGCATTCCAACAATATATGATGTATATAAACAAACGCCATAATCCAACTATTTTAAAAAATAGCCACAAATAAGTTATCATTAGGCATACTGAGAGATGGAGAGCAAATTTCCTTGCCCTCGGAGTGACTCTCTTCCTCCACAAACAAGTGATGCTCAGTAATAATACTTATTTGAAATCCCTTTCCAGGTTATGTGTAATTTTCCGAACAATATTTTCACCATAGCAATTTTCAATATAATCATTTGCTCCGTGCAGTGCATCCACACATTTAATCGGGAGTCCTCCTTAAGTTCTTCCAAGGAGTAGAATTATTTTCCTTGTATGACGTACATGCATTAGATTAGCAATCAAACAAGTAAGTCTGTTAATCAAGAATATAataaaataaattaattaatggATACTAGTTCGGATTTGTAATTAGCATCCCTTCCCTTGTAGCACGTGTGCACATGCGCATGTGGATCTTCCGGCCGTCTGGTTGGCCGTGGAGTTGGCTAGATGGTAGGCCTAATAAACATCAGCAAAAAATTCCTTCTCGTTCCTTGAACTAATATCTTGAAATTCCTGTGATTTTCAGAGAAATATACTGTTCTTGATGATGTAGGTAGCAGCGGCAACAGGCGTGGCCAAGTTTCGGAGCAGCTAGCTCGTCCGGCTGGGCAAGTTGTCAGGTGCAGATTTCAGAGGGGCGGCAACCTCATCAAGGCGGAGGATTCGGCGATTATACGGACTACGTACGCTGTTGGAGGCGCCCGGTTCCGCCATGGGCTAGATTCCAAGGAAAGGCATCGGCAGCGACATGCATGTATGTAGGCCTGATTGATTTTTGTAGCAGTACAACTCGTACTTCACCAACGCGTGCACGCAATAGGCCTGATTGATTTTTGTAGCAGTACAACCCGTACTTCACCAACGCGTGTACGCACTAGCATGAATCCATCTgaatttttcttcttctttccttctctttCCGATTCGAACTCAAGGTTCAATCCGTGGCCCTGTTTGaatactctaactcagttagaggttagagttagattctaaccttgaactaaccctgaactaactctaaccaaagagCTGTTTGGATGATAGGGTTAGATTGAGAATAAATATAttttctcaatcatttgactactttgaaCCCTATTTGGATGGGAAGGGTAACTTTTTTTACTATTTTTTCTAGTGGGCCCAGGAGAACTAACTCAAATAAGCTCCTCTAGTGTGGGCtagttttttgggtgggttagatccaaataacccaaactaactcatcatgtttggatatttttgggttatttgagccccaactaacTAAAACTAACTCTAATTTAGGGATTTAAATAGGGCCTGTATTTCCGTGAAGCTAGACCACGTGAAGCCTGCAAAGCTGCACATAGATTCCTCTTCCTGATCGGCGTGTAGATGCTTCCAGCGTTGAATTAATTAGGTGCAACCTTCAACCGTGAACAAAACAAATGAGCTTGCTTATGATCCAGAACACACGCTTCGGTGTTTGGGCGGCAGCCATCATCACAGCACGGAGGCATGCGATCTGAATAGCAGGCGGCGAGGGCTGGAGTGCATGTGCGTGGCAATCTTGCGGCGGCAGATCGACGCGCGACCGGCGGCAGAGTACGCAACAACAATGACCACGTCGGTAGAGTTACACAGCGGATTAGGATCGTGGCGAAGACGGTCTAACCTTAGATCGGATGCCAATGTTAGAAATTTAATGTTTATGGTCTACCACTTATTCCTCTGTGCTTATCGGTGGTGTCGCTCACAAATCGCATAATTGAGGCTAGGGGATAGGAACCTTCTTATACTGTCTTTATAAAGAGTCCACCTCTTATATAGATAACATTTCTAGTTTTTTCAACTAGTTTTCCGGGATAGAGTCTAGATGAAATTACCAACCACGATCATATTTGTCTGTAAACAGATTCTACCCATTATGTCCCTGGAGCACACATTTGTGAGCAACGCGCCATAACAGAGTGTAAATTCCTTTAATTATGTAGATCAATATTAGGGCTGTAATCTAACTGTACGATCTAACTCCTTCCAATCATCAGTGTACCCGGGTAGTCTTTCCAATATAAATAGTATATTATATTCCACATCGACCAGCTTCCTTAAGCATATATTACTTAAGTACATTCCAACAAGGAACAACTCCATGCTAAACATGTAAAGCAATTCCATTATAATTCCATAGAGGTATTCCGAATATTAGCAATTCCAAGTAATTTGAATATAGTTGCAGGACGCATAATTCCAACACAGCGACCAGGAGGGACTCGCGACTCGATCTAGCGTAGCCGTTGGGTCCTTCCTCCACCGCCGTGTCACCCGACCCTACCCCCGCGCCATCCCCGCCTCCCTCCCCCTGTCCCCCGCCATCACtctcctctccgccgccgccggcgacgacACCAGGGCAAAGCTCGAGTAGCTCGGCGACGGCGGCCTTCTTCTCGCACGCCAGTTGCTCAAGATCACTGCGGCGGTTCTGATCTTGATCTCCTCGACGGTGACGGCGAACAACGGCGGTTGGAGTGTGGCTACGGGTCTGTAGCTGCAGCGGCCGCCGCTCAACCTCTAGTTCGAGTTTGGTTCTCGGTGGCGCTCCTGGTCTTGATCTGCATCACGCGGGCACCCGAGGCGGCGACCCTGGGCTTGGCGATGGTGGTCATCTCTTCCGTTGGGGGTGGTCGTCCTGAGGCTGGGTGGTCGGATCTTGGGATCCATCATCTAGTCCCGACTACGAGTCGGGGAGACATAGTTGCAGATGAAAACCGAGCTGAcggcgggcgatggcggcatTCTGCAttgttaccttgatgaaggcatcgtcatgtaactactgtcgacccactcgtgctgctCCGGGGAAACTTAGGATCTGGTCTTTCAGATCGAATGATGACGGCACTGCGGTATCGTTTCTCTATTGGGAGCATCGTTTGTAGAGCAGCACTAGAAGACAGAGGCAGGAGatggagcggcttcgtcttgcacggagctttggtggagatgtcaagtcatgcctgggCGACAGGTGCTACGTTGTGTCATGCCTgttcggcaggtgctacgcacgacagacCTTCCAGAACTTCAAGCTGTTCCGGCTAGTGATACTTGGCGGCATGGTGCTGCGGTGTACCGGCGGCGACCGCCACATGCTCAGCAGTTTTCATGCAGGGAGGTGGTGtcgttgggcgccgtggtggcgtcgacggatgGTCGGACTCGCAAGGATGATGCAGATCTCTTTTCTAAAGATGGGTCAGCGGTCCGATGACGATGGCGGCTTCTAAAACGTGTGCATGTGATGCATGCTTTAGGTTTGCTACATCGGTTATATGTTCCGATACGTTATGCGGATGGATCGGTGACGACGCCGGTTTTAGATATGGGGAGTGAGAGCACTCCACACTATCAAGTTTGGAAGTTTGAGTGGTCCCTTAGGTGGCTTGGTGTATATTCTTATCGGATATTTGTTGAATAATTAATATAGATGATTGTATGCATCGATTGATGCAAAGGCCGTGGATTTTAATCTTTTTTCTAGAAAAATATGTTTAAAAATACATATGAGCAGAATCAAATGTACAAATAATGATTTGGGGGAGCCAATAAGAAACTGAACCCACTTGACACTCCGGTTGACTAACTCTGTAAGGATACTCTCATTTCATCCT
This genomic window contains:
- the LOC109779419 gene encoding uncharacterized protein codes for the protein MLMPFLAQTSQTTRPVASCFGLNRCHPARNFGRYCRWWGARSKAIHSPRSIFGPTNGAPSSDIVKKRKIVEHIILLRAKPNISDAEEKDMLDYLYTSQYQMRGILTVSLGRIEGPNSESFTHAVFMRFQQKEDIAKFQSSSYYSKVLDEHVKPVSYGLVSVDFESEVEDDIIPLFRRGEDFNYGVEFMLLISFLETASRESVEDALAHLQKLIIHYSSFIVQATSGCCLDHMDSLYSHASVIRFPSIDDFKLFKESTEYKDMWTSKFHPVTERCLELHFVVDPVGNQLM